Proteins encoded by one window of Bradyrhizobium sp. B097:
- a CDS encoding DNA-directed RNA polymerase subunit alpha → MGEQVTIQKNWQELIRPNKLQVTPGSDASRFATVVAEPLERGFGQTLGNALRRILLSSLQGAAVQSVHIDGVLHEFSSIAGVREDVTDMVLNIKDISIKMQGEGPKRMVVKKQGPGAVTAGDIQTVGDVTVLNPDLQLCTLDDGAEIRMEFTVTTGKGYVAAERNRPEDAPIGLIPVDSLFSPVRKVSYKVENTREGQILDYDKLTMTIETNGAITPEDAVAYAARILQDQLNVFVNFEEPRKEVTQEIIPDLAFNPAFLKKVDELELSVRSANCLKNDNIVYIGDLVQKSEAEMLRTPNFGRKSLNEIKEVLAQMGLHLGMEVPGWPPENIDELAKRFEDHY, encoded by the coding sequence ATGGGTGAACAAGTGACGATCCAGAAAAATTGGCAAGAACTCATTCGACCGAACAAGCTGCAGGTGACGCCGGGCTCGGACGCGAGCCGGTTCGCCACCGTGGTCGCCGAGCCGCTCGAGCGCGGCTTCGGCCAGACGCTCGGCAACGCGCTGCGCCGCATCCTGCTGTCCTCGCTGCAGGGCGCGGCGGTGCAGTCGGTGCATATCGACGGCGTGCTGCACGAGTTCTCCTCGATCGCCGGTGTCCGTGAAGACGTCACCGACATGGTCCTCAACATCAAGGACATCTCGATCAAGATGCAGGGCGAAGGCCCGAAGCGCATGGTCGTGAAGAAGCAGGGCCCGGGCGCCGTCACCGCCGGCGACATCCAGACCGTCGGCGACGTCACCGTGCTCAACCCCGACCTGCAGCTCTGCACGCTGGACGATGGCGCAGAGATCCGCATGGAGTTCACGGTCACGACCGGCAAGGGCTATGTCGCCGCCGAGCGCAACCGGCCTGAGGATGCGCCGATCGGCCTGATCCCGGTCGACAGCCTGTTCTCGCCGGTCCGCAAGGTCTCCTACAAGGTCGAGAACACCCGCGAGGGCCAGATCCTCGACTACGACAAGCTGACCATGACGATCGAGACCAACGGCGCGATCACGCCGGAGGACGCCGTGGCCTATGCCGCGCGCATCCTGCAGGATCAGCTCAACGTGTTCGTCAACTTCGAAGAGCCGCGCAAGGAAGTCACGCAGGAGATCATCCCCGATCTCGCGTTCAACCCGGCGTTCCTCAAGAAGGTCGACGAGCTCGAGCTGTCGGTGCGTTCGGCAAACTGCCTGAAGAACGACAACATCGTCTACATCGGCGACCTCGTGCAGAAGTCGGAAGCGGAAATGCTCCGCACCCCGAACTTCGGCCGCAAGTCGCTGAACGAGATCAAGGAAGTGCTGGCCCAGATGGGTCTGCACCTCGGCATGGAAGTGCCGGGCTGGCCGCCGGAGAACATCGACGAGCTCGCCAAGCGCTTCGAGGATCACTACTGA
- the rpsK gene encoding 30S ribosomal protein S11 encodes MGKEATRVRRRERKNIASGIAHVNSSFNNTTITITDAQGNTIAWSSAGTMGFKGSRKSTPYAAQVAAEDVSKKAQEHGMRTLEVEVAGPGSGRESALRALQAAGFTVTSIRDVTTIPHNGCRPRKRRRV; translated from the coding sequence ATGGGCAAGGAAGCCACCCGCGTACGTCGCCGCGAACGCAAGAACATCGCCTCCGGCATCGCGCACGTGAATTCGTCGTTCAACAACACGACCATCACCATCACCGACGCGCAGGGCAACACCATCGCCTGGTCGTCGGCTGGTACGATGGGCTTCAAGGGCTCGCGCAAGTCGACCCCCTATGCCGCGCAGGTCGCGGCCGAAGACGTCTCCAAGAAGGCGCAGGAACACGGCATGCGCACGCTGGAGGTTGAAGTGGCCGGCCCGGGTTCGGGCCGTGAGTCGGCGCTCCGTGCGCTGCAGGCTGCGGGCTTCACCGTCACCTCGATCCGCGACGTGACCACGATCCCGCACAATGGCTGCCGTCCGCGCAAGCGTCGGCGCGTTTGA
- a CDS encoding zinc-binding alcohol dehydrogenase family protein, protein MKAVGYQKSLPIEAADSLVDFEIAKPEPKGRDIRVAVKAISANPVDYKVRKRAAPTDGSYKILGFDAAGVVDAVGPDVSLFKPGDEVFYAGSIQRQGTNSEFHLVDERIVGNKPASLSFAQAAALPLTSITAWELLFDRLGAVPGKSLDPRTLLITGGAGGVGSILIQLARRLTGLTVVATATRPESQRWCRDLGAHAVIDHSQPMKEQIESLRLSPVGLVASLTFTDQHYKSIADFIAPQGKFGLIDDPAEFNVAAFKGKAVSVHWESMFTRSSFQTPDMIAQHRLLNDVADLIDKGVLRTTLDQTFGTINAANLKRAHALLESGKSRGKIVLEGW, encoded by the coding sequence ATGAAGGCCGTCGGATATCAAAAATCGCTGCCGATCGAGGCGGCGGATTCGCTCGTCGATTTCGAGATCGCCAAGCCCGAACCGAAGGGGCGCGACATCCGCGTCGCGGTGAAGGCCATCTCGGCCAACCCGGTCGACTACAAGGTGCGCAAGCGCGCGGCGCCGACCGACGGCAGCTACAAGATCCTCGGCTTTGACGCGGCCGGGGTGGTCGACGCCGTCGGGCCCGACGTTTCGCTCTTCAAGCCCGGCGATGAAGTGTTCTACGCGGGCTCGATCCAGCGCCAGGGCACCAATTCGGAATTTCATCTGGTCGACGAGCGCATCGTCGGCAACAAGCCGGCATCGCTGTCCTTCGCGCAGGCCGCCGCCCTGCCCCTGACCTCGATCACCGCGTGGGAGCTTTTGTTCGACCGGCTCGGCGCGGTGCCGGGCAAGAGCCTCGATCCGCGGACGCTGCTGATCACCGGTGGCGCCGGCGGCGTCGGCTCGATCCTGATCCAGCTTGCGCGCCGCCTCACCGGGTTGACCGTGGTTGCGACCGCGACGCGGCCGGAGTCGCAGAGGTGGTGCCGCGATCTCGGTGCGCATGCGGTGATCGACCACTCGCAGCCGATGAAGGAGCAGATCGAGAGCTTGAGGCTGTCGCCGGTCGGCCTCGTCGCCAGCCTCACCTTCACCGACCAGCACTACAAGTCGATCGCCGACTTCATCGCGCCGCAGGGCAAGTTCGGCCTGATCGACGATCCCGCCGAATTCAACGTCGCCGCGTTCAAGGGCAAGGCGGTCTCCGTGCACTGGGAATCGATGTTCACGCGCTCCTCGTTCCAGACACCTGACATGATCGCGCAGCATCGTCTGCTCAACGATGTCGCCGACCTGATCGACAAGGGTGTGCTGCGCACCACGCTCGACCAGACTTTTGGCACCATCAACGCCGCCAACCTCAAGCGCGCCCATGCGCTGCTGGAAAGCGGCAAGTCGCGTGGCAAGATCGTGCTGGAGGGCTGGTAG
- a CDS encoding helix-turn-helix domain-containing protein — protein MKRKNFARRPGCAVEAALDLIDGKWKGVILYHLQAGTQRFGELRRRMPGITQRMLTKQLRALEDDGLVTRKVYAEVPPRVEYTLSELGESLRPVIDILKAWGEGHQERLSCAPAPDVVVKKKRAA, from the coding sequence ATGAAACGGAAGAATTTTGCGCGCCGGCCGGGCTGCGCGGTCGAGGCAGCGCTCGACCTGATCGATGGCAAATGGAAGGGCGTGATCCTGTATCATTTGCAGGCCGGCACCCAGCGCTTCGGCGAGTTGCGGCGGCGGATGCCCGGCATCACCCAGCGCATGCTGACCAAGCAGCTTCGGGCGCTCGAGGACGACGGCCTCGTGACCCGCAAGGTCTACGCCGAGGTGCCGCCGCGGGTCGAATACACGCTCTCCGAACTCGGCGAGAGCCTGCGTCCGGTGATCGATATTTTGAAAGCCTGGGGCGAGGGCCATCAGGAACGGCTGTCCTGCGCGCCGGCGCCGGACGTCGTCGTGAAGAAGAAGCGCGCGGCCTGA
- a CDS encoding replication-associated recombination protein A — protein MSPKRPHEASNLFAAAGMEQDAPHPLPDRLRPRTLADVVGQDHILGPDGALTRMLETRTLGSLVFWGPPGTGKTTVARLLADATELHFEQISAVFSGVADLKKAFDAARARRETGKGTLLFVDEVHRFNRAQQDSFLPVMEDGTVVLVGATTENPSFELNAALLSRARVLVFHSLDTAAIERLFANAEKIEGKTLPLDAEARAVLVRMADGDGRASLTLAEEVWRAARKGEVFNAEQLQAILQRRAPIYDKSADGHYNLISALHKSVRGSDPDAALYYLARMLDAGEDPLFLARRVVRMAVEDIGLADPQALAVCNAAKDAYDFLGSPEGELAIAQAVVYLATAPKSNAVYTAFGAAMQTAKQGGSLLPPKHILNSPTKLMKSEGYGSGYQYDHDAPDAFSGQDYFPEALGRQTFYDPPDRGFEREIRKRLDYWNRLRKERGGS, from the coding sequence ATGAGCCCGAAGAGACCGCACGAAGCCAGCAATCTCTTTGCCGCGGCGGGGATGGAGCAGGACGCGCCACACCCGCTGCCGGATCGGCTGCGCCCGCGCACGCTGGCTGACGTCGTCGGTCAGGATCACATCCTCGGCCCAGACGGCGCGCTGACTCGCATGCTGGAGACGCGCACGCTAGGTTCTCTGGTGTTCTGGGGACCGCCCGGCACCGGCAAGACCACCGTGGCGCGGCTGCTGGCCGACGCCACCGAGCTGCATTTCGAGCAGATCTCCGCGGTGTTCTCCGGCGTCGCCGACCTGAAGAAGGCGTTCGATGCCGCACGGGCCCGGCGCGAGACCGGCAAGGGCACGCTGCTGTTCGTCGACGAGGTGCACAGGTTCAACCGCGCGCAGCAGGATTCCTTCCTGCCCGTGATGGAGGACGGCACCGTGGTGCTGGTCGGCGCCACCACGGAGAACCCGTCCTTCGAGCTCAACGCGGCGCTGCTGTCGCGCGCCCGCGTGCTGGTGTTTCATTCGCTCGACACGGCCGCGATCGAACGGTTGTTTGCCAATGCCGAGAAGATCGAGGGCAAGACCCTGCCGCTCGATGCGGAAGCGCGCGCCGTGCTGGTGCGGATGGCCGATGGTGACGGCCGCGCCTCGCTGACATTAGCCGAAGAGGTCTGGCGCGCCGCGCGCAAGGGCGAGGTGTTCAACGCCGAGCAGTTGCAGGCCATCCTGCAGCGCCGCGCGCCGATCTACGACAAGTCGGCCGATGGCCATTACAATCTGATCTCGGCGCTGCACAAGTCGGTGCGCGGCTCCGATCCGGATGCGGCCCTGTATTATCTCGCGCGCATGCTCGATGCCGGCGAGGACCCGCTCTTCCTGGCGCGGCGCGTGGTGCGGATGGCGGTCGAGGACATTGGTCTCGCCGATCCGCAGGCATTGGCGGTCTGCAACGCCGCCAAGGATGCCTATGATTTCCTGGGCTCGCCGGAGGGCGAGCTCGCGATCGCGCAGGCCGTGGTCTATCTCGCCACCGCGCCGAAATCGAACGCGGTGTACACGGCGTTCGGCGCTGCGATGCAGACCGCAAAGCAGGGCGGCTCGCTGCTGCCGCCGAAACACATCCTGAATTCGCCGACCAAGCTGATGAAGTCGGAGGGCTACGGCTCCGGCTATCAATACGACCACGACGCGCCCGACGCGTTCTCCGGCCAGGACTATTTCCCGGAAGCGCTCGGCCGCCAGACCTTCTACGATCCGCCCGACCGCGGCTTCGAGCGCGAGATCCGCAAGCGGCTGGATTACTGGAACAGGCTACGCAAGGAGCGCGGCGGGAGCTAG
- a CDS encoding phosphotransferase, whose translation MSLLTADPSRIDPEWMTRALRAAGVIDDVKVIDLVCKPVGNGLVGDSYRFHLGYDGDAPNAPLSVVGKFPAADPDSRRSGSAHTLYVREVAFYRELAATVDIHTPRPILAEIDPATDDFTLILEDLAPARPGDQLAGCAIADCLTAMREAAALHAPRWNDPTLEAVQCFVVAASRRRDLRAVLPAIIGHYKERYHGVIEPEFLDLIDRLPDAIPRYQSDRSAPRTLQHADFRLDNMLFEVRGNARPMATLDWQTLTVGPGIVDVAYFLSAGVDPSERRLHEADLVRFYHSELIRRGVQDYGWEDCWRDYRRYTLHGIMMGVVSALSVQRSERGDALFLKMTRGACAQAQDHDSFSYWQD comes from the coding sequence ATGAGTTTGCTCACGGCCGATCCGTCGCGGATCGATCCGGAGTGGATGACGCGGGCGCTGCGCGCAGCCGGTGTGATCGACGACGTGAAGGTCATCGATCTCGTCTGCAAGCCGGTCGGCAATGGCCTCGTCGGCGACAGCTATCGATTTCATCTGGGCTATGACGGCGACGCGCCGAACGCGCCCTTGAGCGTTGTCGGTAAATTCCCGGCCGCGGATCCCGACAGCCGCCGCTCCGGTTCCGCGCACACGCTTTATGTCCGCGAGGTCGCGTTCTATCGCGAGCTTGCGGCCACCGTCGACATTCACACCCCGCGGCCGATCCTCGCCGAAATCGATCCGGCGACCGACGACTTCACGCTGATCCTGGAAGATTTGGCGCCCGCACGCCCGGGCGACCAGCTCGCCGGATGCGCGATCGCGGACTGCCTGACGGCGATGCGTGAGGCCGCCGCGCTGCATGCGCCGCGATGGAACGACCCGACACTCGAAGCGGTGCAATGCTTCGTGGTCGCCGCAAGCCGGCGCAGGGATCTTCGCGCGGTGCTGCCCGCCATCATCGGCCACTACAAGGAGCGCTATCACGGCGTGATCGAGCCGGAATTCCTCGATCTGATCGACCGGCTTCCCGACGCGATACCGCGCTACCAGTCCGATCGATCGGCGCCGCGAACCCTGCAGCACGCGGACTTCCGGCTCGACAACATGCTGTTCGAGGTACGTGGCAACGCCCGTCCGATGGCCACGCTGGACTGGCAGACGCTGACGGTGGGGCCAGGCATCGTCGACGTCGCCTATTTCCTGTCGGCCGGCGTCGATCCGTCCGAGCGGCGGCTCCATGAAGCCGATCTGGTGCGGTTCTATCATTCCGAGCTGATCCGGCGCGGCGTGCAGGATTATGGCTGGGAGGACTGCTGGCGGGATTACCGGCGCTACACGCTGCACGGCATCATGATGGGCGTCGTCTCGGCGCTCAGCGTCCAGCGCTCCGAGCGGGGCGACGCACTGTTCCTGAAAATGACCCGTGGCGCCTGCGCGCAAGCGCAGGACCACGACAGTTTTTCATACTGGCAGGACTGA
- the rplQ gene encoding 50S ribosomal protein L17 — MRHGKVHRKLNRTAEHRRAMFANMAAALIKHEQIVTTLPKAKELRPIVEKLVTLGKKGGLALRRQAISELRDLDQVRKLFDTLATRYKDRQGGYTRIIKAGFRYGDNAAMAVIEFVDRDVDAKGQDSGPTQDKEAEAA, encoded by the coding sequence ATGCGTCACGGCAAGGTTCATCGGAAGCTCAACCGCACCGCCGAGCATCGGCGTGCGATGTTCGCCAACATGGCGGCCGCGCTGATCAAGCACGAGCAGATCGTCACCACGCTGCCGAAGGCCAAGGAGCTGCGGCCGATCGTCGAGAAGCTCGTCACCCTCGGCAAGAAGGGCGGTCTCGCCCTGCGCCGCCAGGCGATCTCGGAGCTGCGCGACCTCGACCAGGTCAGGAAGCTGTTCGACACGCTGGCGACCCGTTACAAGGACCGCCAGGGTGGCTACACCCGCATCATCAAGGCCGGCTTCCGCTACGGCGACAACGCGGCGATGGCCGTGATCGAGTTCGTCGACCGCGACGTCGACGCCAAGGGCCAGGACTCCGGTCCGACCCAGGACAAGGAAGCCGAGGCTGCGTAG
- a CDS encoding DegQ family serine endoprotease, protein MGNLSPSAAQDRRVPSSQAELQLSYAPIVQRVQPAVVNVYAAKTVQNRNPFLDDPIFRRFFGVPGQQPEQMQRSLGSGVMVDGSGLVVTNNHVIEGADQVKVSLADKREYEAEIVLKDSRTDLAVLRLKGTNKEKFATLDFANSDQLQVGDVVLAIGNPFGVGQTVTHGIISALARTQVGITDYQFFIQTDAAINPGNSGGALVDMTGRLAGINTAIFSRSGGSQGIGFAIPANMVRVVVASAKSGGKAVKRPWLGARLQAVTPEIAETLGLKLPTGALVANVAPNSPAAKAGLKLSDLIVGIDGTPIDDPNAFDYRFATRPLGGSAEIEVQRAGKPVKLTVPLETAPDTNRDEIVLTARSPFQGARVANISPALADELHLDAGAEGVVVTELADDGTAANVGFQKGDIILAVNNEKIVHTSDLDKVSKAGSRIWRITLVRGGQQINVTLGG, encoded by the coding sequence ATGGGGAATCTGTCCCCCTCCGCGGCCCAGGACCGCCGCGTGCCGTCCTCGCAGGCCGAGCTCCAATTGTCCTATGCGCCGATCGTGCAGCGGGTGCAGCCGGCGGTGGTCAATGTCTACGCGGCCAAGACGGTGCAGAACCGCAATCCGTTTCTGGACGATCCGATCTTCCGCCGCTTCTTCGGTGTCCCGGGGCAGCAGCCCGAGCAGATGCAGCGCTCGCTCGGCTCCGGCGTGATGGTCGATGGCTCCGGTCTCGTGGTCACAAACAATCACGTGATCGAGGGCGCCGATCAGGTGAAGGTCTCGCTCGCCGACAAGCGCGAATACGAGGCCGAGATCGTGCTGAAGGACAGCCGCACCGACCTCGCGGTGCTGCGGCTGAAGGGCACCAACAAGGAGAAGTTCGCGACGCTCGACTTCGCCAATTCGGATCAGCTGCAGGTCGGCGACGTCGTGCTGGCGATCGGCAATCCGTTCGGCGTCGGCCAGACCGTGACGCACGGCATCATCTCGGCGCTGGCGCGTACTCAAGTCGGGATCACGGATTATCAATTCTTCATTCAGACCGACGCGGCGATCAATCCCGGCAATTCGGGCGGCGCGCTGGTCGACATGACCGGCCGGCTCGCCGGTATCAACACCGCGATCTTCTCGCGCTCCGGTGGTTCGCAGGGCATCGGCTTTGCGATCCCCGCCAACATGGTGCGCGTGGTGGTGGCCTCCGCCAAGAGCGGCGGCAAGGCGGTGAAGCGGCCATGGCTTGGCGCGCGGCTGCAGGCGGTCACGCCGGAGATCGCAGAGACGCTCGGGCTGAAGCTGCCGACCGGCGCGCTGGTCGCCAATGTCGCGCCGAACAGCCCGGCGGCGAAGGCCGGGCTCAAGCTGTCCGATCTGATCGTCGGGATCGACGGCACGCCAATCGACGATCCCAACGCGTTCGACTACCGCTTCGCGACCCGTCCGCTCGGTGGCAGCGCGGAGATCGAGGTGCAGCGCGCCGGCAAGCCGGTGAAGCTCACCGTACCGCTGGAGACCGCGCCCGATACCAACCGCGACGAGATCGTGCTGACCGCGCGTTCGCCATTCCAGGGCGCCAGGGTTGCGAACATCTCGCCGGCGCTGGCCGATGAGCTGCATCTCGACGCCGGCGCGGAGGGCGTCGTCGTCACCGAGCTCGCCGATGACGGCACCGCCGCCAATGTCGGCTTCCAGAAGGGCGACATCATACTCGCCGTCAACAATGAGAAGATCGTACACACCAGCGACCTCGACAAGGTATCGAAGGCGGGATCGCGGATCTGGCGCATCACGCTGGTGCGCGGCGGCCAGCAGATCAACGTGACGCTCGGCGGATGA
- a CDS encoding OprO/OprP family phosphate-selective porin, whose amino-acid sequence MGATKVGAIAIGLAGALAASPAYSQSAGGGSDAEIALLKQQLKMLEQKLDKLQKQTNANTATAASANANAKAADAKAARVASANAAIPVKGPVAPSGVVVTLPNNRPTICTADEQNCVAITSRVHWDVGGYDYRPNTASTSPQKLDSGENLRRARIGIVGKFFGDWNYALIYDFGGSSDGFGGAAPGSLPGGGTSGVENAYLSYTGFKPFGGKMAIEGGIMDIPWTLDESTSSNDILFMERASVGIIAQNIAAGDFRSGAGTRWWNDQLWIGGYVTGPTTGAIHSASSAAPAGTSEQYGGVIRVAGNPISGKNYSVHIGADAEWLVQPPRNQLTQAQTLTLNDRPELRIDPTTLISTGAIANVSGAQVYGVEAAATYGPFIAQGEYYWFNVDRSANTGLPPFGAPSLKFDGGYAQVGYVLTGENHAYNPATASYGGIKPHDPVSLAGGGWGAWEIAGRVSTMNLNDQVGQAVGIAGGRQTVYTAALNWYVNNNVRFMLNYLHGDIARQASATSPVDAGSKFDAVALRTQVAF is encoded by the coding sequence ATGGGTGCGACAAAAGTTGGTGCAATCGCCATAGGGCTGGCAGGGGCGCTCGCCGCCTCGCCGGCCTATTCGCAATCGGCCGGAGGCGGCAGCGACGCGGAGATCGCGCTGCTCAAGCAGCAGCTGAAGATGCTCGAGCAGAAGCTCGACAAGCTGCAGAAGCAGACCAATGCCAATACCGCGACCGCAGCCAGCGCGAACGCCAACGCGAAGGCGGCGGATGCCAAGGCCGCGCGTGTTGCAAGCGCCAACGCCGCGATCCCGGTCAAGGGCCCGGTCGCGCCGTCGGGCGTCGTGGTGACGCTGCCGAACAACCGGCCGACGATCTGCACTGCGGATGAACAGAACTGCGTTGCGATCACGAGCCGCGTGCACTGGGATGTCGGCGGTTACGACTATCGTCCGAACACCGCAAGTACCTCGCCGCAGAAGCTCGACAGCGGCGAGAACCTCCGCCGCGCCCGCATCGGCATCGTCGGCAAATTCTTCGGCGACTGGAATTACGCGCTGATCTACGACTTCGGCGGCTCGTCCGACGGCTTCGGCGGTGCGGCACCGGGATCACTGCCGGGCGGCGGCACCTCTGGCGTCGAGAATGCCTATCTGAGCTACACCGGCTTCAAGCCGTTCGGCGGCAAGATGGCGATCGAAGGCGGCATCATGGACATCCCGTGGACGCTGGACGAATCGACGAGCTCCAACGACATCCTGTTCATGGAGCGCGCCTCCGTCGGCATCATCGCACAGAACATCGCGGCCGGTGACTTCCGTTCGGGCGCCGGCACCCGATGGTGGAACGACCAGCTCTGGATCGGCGGCTATGTCACGGGACCGACGACAGGCGCAATTCACTCCGCGTCGTCAGCCGCGCCGGCCGGCACGTCCGAGCAGTATGGCGGTGTCATCCGCGTCGCCGGCAATCCGATCAGCGGCAAGAACTACTCGGTGCATATCGGCGCCGATGCGGAATGGCTGGTCCAGCCGCCGCGCAACCAGCTCACCCAAGCGCAGACGCTCACGCTGAACGACCGGCCCGAGCTACGCATCGACCCGACGACGCTGATCTCGACCGGTGCGATCGCCAACGTCTCGGGCGCACAGGTCTACGGCGTCGAGGCGGCCGCGACCTATGGCCCGTTCATCGCACAGGGCGAGTACTATTGGTTCAATGTCGACCGCTCTGCGAATACCGGGCTGCCGCCATTCGGCGCGCCGAGCCTGAAATTCGACGGCGGTTATGCGCAGGTCGGCTACGTGCTGACCGGCGAGAACCACGCCTACAATCCGGCAACGGCCTCCTACGGCGGTATCAAGCCGCACGATCCGGTCTCGCTCGCAGGCGGCGGCTGGGGCGCCTGGGAAATCGCCGGCCGCGTCAGCACGATGAACCTCAACGACCAGGTCGGCCAGGCCGTCGGCATCGCCGGCGGACGGCAGACCGTCTACACCGCCGCGCTGAACTGGTACGTCAACAACAACGTCCGCTTCATGCTGAACTACCTGCACGGCGACATCGCCAGACAGGCCTCGGCGACCTCGCCTGTGGATGCCGGCTCGAAGTTCGACGCGGTCGCGCTGCGCACGCAGGTTGCGTTCTGA
- a CDS encoding adenylate kinase: MRLILLGPPGSGKGTQAQRLVHRHGIVQLSTGEMLRAAAAAGTPVGLQAKEIMANGGLVPDEIVVGIIADRIEEPDAKKGFILDGFPRTVPQAEALDELLRKKHLKLDAVVELRVNESALLARVEKRAEETRARGEEVRLDDTPEVLTKRLAQYRSLTEPLIHYYSERRKLLTVDGMMTIEHVTREINRILTALGALEPKEHEEAKSASKASKTAKKIAKQPTKKAANSAKPARKAAKGASKPAAKAKAAKKAAKKTAKQPAKKTVKKAAKQAARAVNARKGAKAAKKAAKKLTKKRAKR; encoded by the coding sequence ATGAGATTGATCCTTTTGGGGCCGCCGGGCTCGGGCAAGGGAACCCAGGCACAGCGGCTGGTGCACCGGCATGGCATCGTTCAGCTCTCGACCGGCGAGATGCTGCGCGCAGCCGCTGCCGCGGGCACCCCGGTCGGCTTGCAGGCCAAGGAGATCATGGCCAATGGCGGCCTGGTTCCCGACGAGATCGTGGTTGGAATCATCGCTGACCGAATCGAGGAGCCCGACGCCAAGAAGGGCTTCATTCTCGACGGCTTCCCGCGCACCGTGCCGCAGGCGGAGGCGCTCGACGAACTGCTCCGGAAAAAGCACCTCAAGCTCGACGCCGTCGTCGAGCTGCGCGTCAACGAGAGCGCGCTGCTCGCCCGCGTCGAGAAGCGTGCTGAGGAAACCCGCGCGCGCGGCGAGGAAGTGCGCCTCGACGATACGCCGGAAGTGCTGACCAAGCGCCTGGCGCAGTACCGCTCGCTGACGGAACCGCTGATTCACTATTATTCGGAGCGGCGGAAGCTCCTGACGGTCGACGGCATGATGACCATCGAGCACGTCACCCGCGAGATCAACCGGATCCTGACCGCGCTCGGCGCGCTGGAACCGAAGGAGCACGAAGAGGCCAAGAGCGCCTCGAAGGCGTCCAAGACAGCCAAGAAGATCGCGAAGCAGCCGACCAAGAAGGCAGCTAATTCGGCCAAACCGGCCCGCAAGGCCGCCAAGGGGGCCTCAAAGCCGGCCGCCAAGGCCAAAGCTGCCAAGAAGGCTGCCAAGAAAACGGCGAAGCAGCCGGCCAAGAAGACCGTGAAGAAGGCCGCAAAGCAGGCTGCCCGTGCCGTGAATGCCCGGAAGGGGGCAAAAGCTGCCAAAAAGGCAGCAAAAAAGCTCACGAAAAAGCGAGCTAAACGCTAG
- a CDS encoding DUF1330 domain-containing protein: protein MSAYVISEVDVKDAAGFEAYRTIAAKAIAQYGGRYLVRGGAAEAVEGGPPPKNIIVVEFPSMTRLREWYASPEYAEALKHRRTALDRRLIFVEGVPPS from the coding sequence ATGTCAGCCTATGTGATTTCCGAGGTCGACGTGAAGGATGCCGCGGGCTTCGAGGCCTATCGCACGATCGCCGCCAAGGCGATCGCGCAGTATGGCGGTCGCTATCTGGTACGCGGCGGTGCTGCGGAGGCGGTCGAAGGCGGACCGCCGCCGAAGAACATCATCGTCGTCGAATTCCCGTCGATGACGCGGCTGCGCGAGTGGTACGCGTCGCCGGAATATGCCGAGGCGCTCAAGCATCGGCGGACCGCGCTGGACCGCCGGCTGATCTTCGTCGAAGGCGTGCCGCCGAGTTAA
- the rpsM gene encoding 30S ribosomal protein S13 produces the protein MARIAGVNIPTNKRVLIALQYIHGIGQKNAADIIEKVKIPLDRRVNQLTDQEVLQIREVIDRDYLVEGDLRREVGINIKRLMDLGCYRGLRHRRGLPVRGQRTHTNARTRKGPAKAIAGKKK, from the coding sequence GTGGCCCGTATTGCCGGCGTCAACATTCCTACCAACAAGCGCGTGCTGATCGCGCTTCAGTACATCCATGGTATCGGCCAGAAGAACGCGGCCGACATCATCGAGAAGGTCAAGATCCCGCTGGACCGTCGCGTCAACCAGTTGACCGACCAGGAGGTCCTGCAGATCCGCGAAGTCATCGACCGCGACTATCTGGTCGAGGGCGACCTCCGTCGTGAGGTTGGCATCAACATCAAGCGGCTGATGGACCTCGGCTGCTATCGCGGCCTGCGTCATCGCCGTGGTCTGCCGGTGCGCGGCCAGCGCACCCACACCAATGCGCGCACGCGCAAGGGTCCGGCCAAGGCGATCGCCGGCAAGAAGAAGTAA